Proteins found in one Haloferax litoreum genomic segment:
- a CDS encoding YgaP family membrane protein — translation MEKNVGGYDRIARFIVGPVLIIVGAAALAGFLTIATGTLGLVVAGVALLVGAVLTTTAVTQKCPLNNALGFNTYKGATKTEPETSGKARVQ, via the coding sequence ATGGAAAAGAACGTCGGCGGATACGACCGCATCGCTCGATTCATCGTCGGACCAGTCCTCATCATCGTCGGCGCAGCAGCGCTCGCCGGATTCCTGACGATTGCAACAGGCACACTCGGACTCGTCGTCGCAGGTGTCGCACTCCTCGTCGGAGCAGTGCTGACGACGACTGCGGTGACACAGAAGTGCCCGCTCAACAACGCACTCGGCTTCAACACCTACAAAGGTGCAACGAAGACCGAACCAGAAACCTCGGGCAAAGCCCGGGTACAGTAA
- a CDS encoding class I SAM-dependent methyltransferase yields MPTRDRSQSSVESLALLWAARESGVIDALTTNAGTAEAVAESAGIDLRAARITVEALASMGFIKRVGDEYEITNRALGFLAKRDVRSIGRLPHALDYVSLYTDLPQTMATGDAPDFPDEWVRNRLGAHDATDESVVRACVTAAVREEPDATRVLDLAGTSGVFAREFVERGYDVTFVEDAETVDVVRPLLSRAGVNVVAGDPTNPPVSGFDLVFVGDAFAGRDAKEAVLLVEGAYDALESGGTAVFVDTLHGQCSTEATTRRAVDALALGRGDLYDEATVRSWVDSAGFDRQMSQDVPGTDLQAIVAERAVD; encoded by the coding sequence ATGCCGACGCGCGACCGGTCGCAGTCTTCCGTCGAATCACTCGCACTCCTCTGGGCCGCCCGCGAGAGCGGCGTCATCGACGCACTCACGACCAACGCGGGGACCGCCGAGGCCGTCGCCGAGAGTGCCGGCATCGACCTTCGAGCGGCGCGAATTACCGTCGAAGCGCTCGCTTCGATGGGGTTCATCAAACGCGTGGGCGACGAGTACGAGATAACGAATCGGGCACTCGGATTCCTCGCGAAGCGCGACGTTCGGTCTATCGGCCGCCTCCCGCACGCACTCGACTACGTCTCGCTGTACACCGACCTCCCGCAGACGATGGCGACCGGTGACGCGCCCGACTTCCCCGACGAGTGGGTTCGAAATCGACTCGGCGCGCACGACGCCACCGACGAGTCAGTGGTCCGTGCCTGTGTGACCGCGGCAGTCCGTGAGGAACCCGATGCGACCCGTGTTCTCGACCTCGCGGGCACGTCGGGCGTCTTCGCTCGCGAGTTCGTCGAACGCGGGTACGACGTGACGTTCGTCGAGGACGCCGAGACGGTCGACGTGGTCCGACCGTTGCTCTCGCGGGCAGGCGTGAACGTCGTCGCGGGAGACCCTACCAATCCGCCCGTCAGTGGTTTCGACCTCGTTTTCGTGGGCGACGCGTTCGCGGGACGAGATGCAAAAGAGGCAGTCCTGCTGGTCGAAGGAGCATACGACGCCCTCGAATCCGGGGGGACTGCCGTGTTCGTGGACACACTCCACGGGCAATGTTCGACGGAAGCGACGACGAGGCGCGCAGTCGATGCGCTGGCACTCGGTCGCGGTGACCTGTACGACGAGGCGACGGTCCGGTCGTGGGTCGATTCGGCGGGATTCGACCGGCAGATGTCCCAAGACGTTCCCGGAACCGACTTGCAGGCGATTGTCGCCGAACGTGCGGTTGATTAG
- the ilvA gene encoding threonine ammonia-lyase, which produces MLSLSDVRDARERVEAVARRTPLDYSHTFSDMTGAEVHLKLENFQRTGSFKIRGAMNRITTLSEDEQRAGVVTASAGNHAQGVALAATRAGVDSKIVMPEYAPITKVKATERYGGDVVLYGADYDEAQAKAHEIEEAEDRTYVHAFDDEYVMAGQGTIGLEIAEDCPDLDTVVVPIGGGGLISGIATAIKEQYPDVRVVGVQAEQASSAADSLDKGSVQEIDEADTIADGIAVRRMGDKTFDVIQERVDEVVTVSDEEIAVALMYLLERSKTLVEGAGAVALAALIFEKFDFEADEVIVPALCGGNIDMNTLTTVVMRGLVETGRYLKIRTELKDRPGSLEQLIQIIADKKANIYAVRHDRTSRKIALNATEVEIDLEMRGPEHVDTLLTALRGEGYEVEVLD; this is translated from the coding sequence ATGCTCTCTCTTTCCGACGTTCGAGACGCCCGCGAGCGTGTCGAAGCGGTTGCTCGACGAACACCGCTCGATTACTCGCACACGTTCTCAGATATGACAGGTGCCGAGGTTCACCTGAAACTAGAGAACTTCCAACGGACGGGGTCGTTCAAGATTCGCGGCGCGATGAACCGCATCACGACGCTGTCGGAAGACGAACAACGCGCGGGCGTGGTCACGGCCAGCGCCGGCAACCACGCACAGGGTGTGGCACTCGCGGCGACACGGGCGGGTGTCGACTCGAAAATCGTGATGCCGGAGTACGCACCCATCACGAAGGTAAAAGCGACAGAGCGCTACGGCGGCGACGTCGTCCTCTACGGTGCGGACTACGACGAGGCGCAGGCGAAAGCACACGAAATCGAGGAGGCAGAGGACCGAACCTACGTCCACGCCTTCGACGACGAGTACGTGATGGCCGGACAGGGAACGATTGGCCTCGAAATCGCCGAGGACTGCCCTGACCTCGATACGGTCGTCGTCCCCATCGGTGGCGGTGGCCTCATCTCCGGCATCGCGACGGCCATCAAAGAGCAATACCCCGACGTTCGCGTCGTCGGCGTGCAGGCGGAACAGGCCTCCAGTGCCGCAGATTCGCTCGACAAGGGGTCGGTACAAGAAATCGACGAGGCTGACACCATCGCCGACGGTATCGCAGTCCGACGAATGGGGGACAAGACGTTCGACGTCATCCAAGAGCGCGTCGACGAAGTCGTCACCGTCTCAGACGAGGAGATTGCCGTCGCACTCATGTACCTGCTCGAACGCTCGAAGACGCTCGTCGAAGGTGCAGGCGCGGTGGCGCTGGCGGCACTCATCTTCGAGAAGTTCGACTTCGAAGCGGACGAGGTCATCGTCCCGGCGCTGTGCGGTGGCAACATCGACATGAACACACTGACCACCGTGGTGATGCGCGGCCTCGTCGAGACAGGTCGGTACCTCAAGATTCGCACCGAACTCAAAGACCGACCGGGGTCACTCGAGCAACTCATCCAGATTATTGCCGACAAGAAAGCGAATATCTACGCGGTTCGGCACGACCGAACCTCGCGAAAGATTGCGTTGAACGCCACAGAGGTCGAAATCGACCTCGAGATGCGCGGCCCAGAACACGTCGATACACTCCTCACTGCGCTCCGTGGAGAGGGGTACGAAGTCGAAGTCCTCGACTGA
- a CDS encoding pyridoxal-phosphate dependent enzyme: MTTSNPLPSHLRLECPDCGSTFDQWRWRCSCGEPLDFAADFVPSATTPEDAGLDFRRGLWAFDDFLPTAPHATLGEGMTPLVEAPEWDASFKLEYVFPTGSFKDRGATTTLSLAHELDVDRVVEDSSGNAGAAIATYAARAGIDAEIYVPASVKPSKLRAIERAGAKPVRIEGDRQDVTDACVEAVEANDAWYASHAWNPAFFAGTATFAYELAAQRDWSAPDAVVTPLGHGTLFLGAYRGFQALYDAGWIDSVPRLYGAQAAGYAPIAEARHRTPTETNDVADGIQILDPVRESEIHEALDATDGDAIALSADAVEDELDRLHRHGFYTEPTCAVAPAALRELRISGVIDEDDDVVVPLTGSGLKT; encoded by the coding sequence ATGACAACGAGCAACCCTCTCCCGTCTCACCTCCGTCTCGAATGTCCCGACTGTGGGTCGACCTTCGACCAGTGGCGCTGGCGGTGCTCCTGTGGCGAACCGCTCGACTTCGCGGCCGACTTCGTTCCCTCGGCCACGACGCCCGAAGACGCCGGACTCGACTTCCGCCGTGGCCTCTGGGCGTTCGACGACTTCCTCCCGACCGCCCCGCACGCAACGCTCGGAGAAGGAATGACTCCCCTCGTCGAGGCACCCGAGTGGGACGCCTCGTTCAAACTGGAGTACGTCTTCCCGACCGGGTCGTTCAAAGACCGCGGGGCGACGACGACGCTCTCACTGGCGCACGAACTGGACGTGGACCGCGTCGTCGAAGACTCTTCAGGAAACGCCGGTGCCGCCATCGCGACATACGCCGCACGCGCCGGTATCGACGCCGAAATCTACGTTCCGGCGTCGGTGAAGCCCTCGAAACTCCGTGCTATCGAACGCGCCGGCGCGAAACCCGTCCGCATCGAAGGTGACAGACAGGACGTGACCGACGCCTGCGTCGAGGCCGTCGAAGCGAACGACGCGTGGTACGCGAGTCACGCCTGGAACCCGGCGTTCTTCGCGGGGACGGCGACGTTCGCCTACGAACTCGCCGCACAGCGAGACTGGAGTGCACCCGACGCCGTCGTCACACCGCTCGGACACGGGACGCTCTTCCTCGGGGCCTACCGAGGCTTCCAAGCTCTGTACGACGCAGGCTGGATAGACAGCGTGCCGCGTCTCTACGGTGCACAGGCCGCTGGCTACGCCCCAATCGCGGAGGCTCGCCACCGAACCCCTACCGAGACGAACGACGTGGCAGACGGTATCCAGATTCTCGACCCCGTCCGCGAGTCGGAGATTCACGAGGCACTCGACGCGACTGACGGCGACGCTATCGCACTCTCGGCCGACGCAGTCGAAGACGAACTCGACAGACTCCACCGACACGGGTTCTACACCGAACCAACCTGCGCCGTCGCACCCGCCGCGCTCCGTGAACTGCGCATCTCGGGCGTCATCGACGAAGACGACGACGTAGTCGTTCCGCTGACGGGCAGCGGTCTCAAGACCTGA
- a CDS encoding DUF7536 family protein, whose product MTDDVPERPPAAGLVQALDLPRNAAIGAAVGLGLAVVAYLFRVLELFGPFAGTREYPVLGPEGWFLILAFVLASATALLVATVLTLVSAYRLSKTL is encoded by the coding sequence GTGACAGACGACGTTCCCGAACGACCGCCTGCTGCCGGTCTCGTCCAGGCGCTCGACCTGCCGCGAAACGCCGCTATCGGCGCTGCCGTCGGTCTCGGACTCGCCGTCGTGGCCTACCTGTTCCGCGTGCTGGAACTGTTCGGGCCATTCGCGGGCACGCGCGAGTATCCCGTTCTTGGGCCGGAAGGCTGGTTTCTCATCCTCGCGTTCGTGCTCGCGTCGGCGACGGCACTCCTCGTGGCGACAGTGCTGACGCTCGTGTCGGCGTATCGGTTGAGTAAGACGCTCTGA
- a CDS encoding succinylglutamate desuccinylase/aspartoacylase family protein: MITLGTASAAPGEMDVGRLEVGESRDGGSVGLPVAVINGASSGKTLYMQAASDGDELNGVGVIQRVVPQIDPAELSGAILVVGIVNYHAFQVAQHRNPIDDTKMNRAYPGDERGTSSERIAATTFQAARRADLILDLHQGSTSRMIDEVRVRCGRHHRMHAKCLRLAKTFGCGYVLDQKGPDGQLARAGPDAGIPTIDPELGGCVGWDEESIRKGVEGVHNVLRGYGFVDGDVELQAQTRARGFDQYGSPAGGLVRFKRDLGEKVSSGDVLFEVTDVFGQLKARVTADHAGIFWRTRRLPQVASGEYVCSVGIDIDTY; this comes from the coding sequence ATGATTACCTTGGGAACGGCGAGTGCGGCCCCCGGGGAGATGGACGTGGGCCGCTTGGAGGTGGGTGAATCGCGCGACGGCGGGTCCGTCGGCCTGCCTGTTGCCGTCATCAACGGCGCGTCGTCCGGGAAGACGCTCTACATGCAGGCCGCCTCGGACGGGGACGAACTCAACGGCGTCGGCGTCATCCAACGCGTCGTCCCGCAAATCGACCCTGCGGAACTCTCCGGCGCGATTCTCGTCGTCGGCATCGTCAACTACCACGCGTTTCAGGTCGCCCAGCACCGCAACCCCATCGACGACACGAAGATGAACCGTGCGTACCCCGGCGACGAGCGAGGTACCTCGTCGGAACGCATCGCGGCCACGACGTTTCAGGCCGCGCGGCGCGCCGACCTCATCTTGGACCTCCATCAGGGGTCGACCAGTCGGATGATAGACGAGGTTCGGGTCCGCTGTGGCCGTCACCACCGGATGCACGCCAAGTGTCTCCGTCTCGCCAAGACCTTCGGGTGTGGCTACGTCCTCGACCAGAAGGGGCCCGATGGCCAACTCGCCCGTGCCGGGCCAGACGCCGGCATCCCGACTATCGACCCCGAACTCGGGGGCTGTGTCGGGTGGGACGAAGAGAGCATCCGCAAGGGCGTCGAAGGCGTCCACAACGTCTTGCGCGGATACGGGTTCGTCGACGGCGACGTCGAACTCCAAGCGCAGACTCGCGCCCGCGGATTCGACCAGTACGGGTCGCCCGCCGGTGGTCTCGTCCGCTTCAAGCGTGACCTCGGCGAGAAAGTCTCGTCGGGCGACGTGCTCTTCGAAGTCACCGACGTGTTCGGCCAACTCAAAGCCCGTGTCACCGCCGACCACGCCGGTATCTTCTGGCGCACCCGGCGACTGCCACAGGTCGCCAGCGGCGAATACGTCTGTTCGGTCGGCATCGACATCGACACGTACTAA
- a CDS encoding cytochrome d ubiquinol oxidase subunit II: MTDYGPFATEPLFGLPLQDLWFGLVFFILAMFLFLDGFDFGVGALFATRDDDDERETLFAAIGPFWDGNEVWLVVFGGALFAAFPAVYANLFSRHYLLMFAILGALIVRGLAPEMYEQRHDETWQTWWGRAFVVGSVSAPFFLGLFAAHWLLGIESLVSLPGVVVALAVVALTIVAGVGFLGLKTRGELQRDIASYGPKAITAYLALVVVALGYLVVMRPDLGVLAPIPLALVVVTLLAAGGYVVALRREHYTLAFGAVPVLVFAFVGLVAALLFPMIDPAAGLSVSDAIVSVLPLNIMTVATALLLPLVFAYFGILYSTFSGPIDAGESYS, encoded by the coding sequence ATGACTGACTACGGACCCTTCGCGACCGAACCGCTGTTCGGTCTCCCGCTTCAGGACCTGTGGTTCGGGCTGGTGTTCTTCATCCTCGCCATGTTCCTGTTCCTCGACGGGTTCGACTTCGGTGTCGGCGCGTTGTTCGCCACCCGCGACGACGACGACGAACGCGAGACGCTCTTCGCCGCTATCGGGCCGTTCTGGGACGGCAACGAGGTGTGGTTGGTCGTCTTTGGCGGAGCTCTCTTCGCGGCGTTCCCCGCAGTGTACGCCAATCTGTTCAGCCGTCACTACCTGCTCATGTTCGCCATCCTCGGGGCACTCATCGTCCGCGGCCTCGCCCCGGAGATGTACGAACAGCGCCACGACGAGACGTGGCAGACGTGGTGGGGACGGGCATTCGTCGTCGGGAGCGTGAGTGCGCCGTTCTTCCTCGGTCTCTTCGCCGCCCATTGGCTCCTCGGTATCGAGTCACTGGTGTCGCTACCGGGTGTCGTCGTCGCCCTCGCCGTCGTCGCACTCACCATCGTCGCCGGCGTCGGGTTCCTCGGTCTGAAGACGCGCGGTGAACTCCAGCGCGACATTGCTTCGTACGGGCCGAAGGCAATCACTGCCTACCTCGCCCTCGTCGTCGTCGCGCTCGGATACCTCGTCGTGATGCGTCCTGACCTCGGTGTCCTCGCACCGATTCCGCTCGCACTCGTCGTCGTCACACTCCTCGCTGCCGGAGGATACGTGGTCGCGCTCCGTCGCGAACACTACACACTCGCGTTCGGGGCCGTCCCCGTCCTCGTGTTCGCCTTCGTCGGCCTCGTCGCAGCGCTGTTGTTCCCGATGATAGACCCCGCCGCGGGACTCTCCGTCTCGGACGCCATCGTCTCGGTACTCCCACTGAACATCATGACCGTCGCGACGGCACTGCTGTTGCCACTGGTGTTCGCCTACTTTGGCATCCTCTACTCGACGTTCAGCGGCCCCATCGACGCAGGTGAATCGTACTCCTGA
- a CDS encoding cytochrome ubiquinol oxidase subunit I — MLDPVIASRLQFALTTIVHIIFPVMSMGLAPFLIYFTWKDIRSDDPVYEQLRRFWTKIFAVSFVVGTVTGIVLEFEFGTNFAAFSTAAGELFGGPLATEGMMAFMLEATFLGVFVFGREKVSDSLYMVSAVAVGLGTWLSAVWILVANSWMQTPRGFELAQEGGQLVVLLVDPIAAYANPRFPWMFVHMQNAAVLSVALFMAGVAAYHIWRRGIGDDDDREAARFWRKTLKVAIVVLLVTAPLQAIHGDAYGRHVYETQPQKFAAMEAVWETDSYVPEYIFAIPTSLDQITDPRAKELFGIGIPGGASWLASGGDPQAEITGLNEFETEAPPVAIVFWSFRLMVAAGFWFILLAFWAGYRWLTGDLYDDDLLHKAFVGSSLLGIFAVEVGWIVTEVGRQPWVIQGILKTQDGVSPGLTGLEATITLVGFALVYTGLLALYTYVVRRIIREGPPSIDSIETADSPAPKGVTGDD, encoded by the coding sequence ATGCTCGACCCAGTCATAGCCAGCCGACTTCAATTCGCGCTCACCACCATCGTCCACATCATCTTCCCCGTGATGAGTATGGGTCTCGCGCCGTTTCTCATCTACTTCACGTGGAAGGACATTCGGTCGGACGACCCGGTGTACGAACAGTTGCGTCGTTTTTGGACCAAGATATTCGCCGTCTCGTTCGTCGTCGGGACGGTGACAGGCATCGTCCTCGAATTCGAGTTCGGGACGAACTTTGCAGCGTTCTCGACGGCCGCCGGCGAGTTGTTCGGCGGGCCGTTGGCCACCGAGGGGATGATGGCGTTCATGCTCGAAGCGACCTTCCTCGGTGTGTTCGTCTTCGGCCGCGAGAAAGTCTCAGACTCCCTCTACATGGTGTCAGCCGTCGCCGTCGGCCTCGGAACGTGGCTCTCGGCAGTCTGGATTCTCGTCGCCAACTCGTGGATGCAGACGCCACGCGGGTTCGAACTCGCGCAGGAAGGCGGACAACTCGTCGTCCTGCTCGTCGACCCAATCGCCGCCTACGCCAACCCGCGGTTCCCGTGGATGTTCGTCCACATGCAGAACGCGGCAGTTCTCTCTGTCGCCTTGTTCATGGCCGGCGTCGCGGCGTATCACATCTGGCGTCGCGGTATCGGCGACGACGACGACAGAGAGGCGGCCCGCTTCTGGCGGAAGACGCTAAAAGTCGCCATCGTCGTCCTCCTCGTCACCGCACCGTTGCAGGCGATTCACGGGGACGCCTACGGGCGCCACGTCTACGAGACACAACCGCAGAAGTTCGCGGCCATGGAGGCAGTCTGGGAGACGGATAGCTACGTCCCCGAGTACATCTTCGCCATCCCGACCAGCCTCGACCAGATTACCGACCCACGCGCCAAGGAACTGTTCGGCATCGGGATTCCCGGTGGCGCATCGTGGTTAGCCAGCGGCGGCGACCCACAGGCCGAGATTACGGGGCTAAACGAATTCGAGACGGAGGCACCACCCGTCGCCATCGTCTTCTGGTCGTTCCGCCTCATGGTCGCCGCGGGGTTCTGGTTCATCCTGCTCGCCTTCTGGGCCGGATACCGGTGGTTGACCGGCGACTTGTACGACGACGACCTGTTGCACAAGGCGTTCGTCGGGTCGTCGCTCCTCGGCATCTTCGCCGTCGAAGTCGGGTGGATTGTCACCGAAGTCGGGCGGCAACCGTGGGTCATCCAGGGTATCTTGAAGACGCAAGACGGCGTCTCGCCGGGGCTGACCGGACTCGAAGCGACCATCACACTCGTCGGGTTCGCACTGGTGTACACTGGACTCTTGGCCCTCTACACCTACGTCGTCCGGCGCATCATCCGCGAGGGCCCACCGAGTATCGACAGCATCGAGACTGCTGACTCGCCCGCACCGAAGGGGGTGACTGGCGATGACTGA
- a CDS encoding protein-L-isoaspartate O-methyltransferase family protein, which produces MDNSVLRHDMVDGLAERLDPLPESVDVAMRSVPRHEFVTDGPYQNRPTEHRKTNTTILSPTTVARLLSALAVEPDDDVLVVGAGVGYTAAVLAEIVGDSNVHAVDITRTLVYEARQNLQRAGYEGVLVDCRDGADGLPEYAPFDRILVEASAVNPPRRLLAQLDDDGRLVMPRGVGEQALVAIEDGDVAKKFGPIAFKPLLVDGEQTGSIVRNRTKREDPEYEGRGWHAGHGWEQDWIDWGAHR; this is translated from the coding sequence ATGGACAACTCGGTGCTGCGCCACGACATGGTCGACGGGTTGGCGGAGCGACTCGACCCGTTGCCCGAGTCCGTCGACGTCGCCATGCGCAGCGTCCCGCGACACGAGTTCGTCACGGACGGGCCGTATCAAAACCGCCCGACCGAACACCGAAAGACGAATACGACGATTCTCTCTCCGACGACAGTCGCCCGCTTACTGTCGGCACTCGCCGTCGAACCGGACGACGACGTACTTGTCGTCGGTGCCGGCGTCGGATATACCGCCGCCGTCCTCGCCGAAATCGTCGGTGACTCGAACGTTCACGCCGTGGACATCACCCGAACACTCGTCTACGAGGCCCGACAGAACCTCCAGCGTGCCGGGTACGAAGGCGTCCTCGTGGACTGCCGCGACGGCGCGGACGGACTCCCCGAGTACGCGCCGTTCGACCGCATCCTCGTCGAAGCCTCGGCGGTCAACCCGCCGCGCCGTCTCCTCGCGCAACTCGACGACGACGGGCGACTCGTCATGCCGAGAGGCGTCGGCGAACAGGCCCTCGTCGCCATCGAAGACGGCGACGTAGCCAAGAAGTTCGGCCCGATAGCATTTAAACCGTTACTCGTCGACGGCGAACAGACCGGGAGTATCGTCCGAAACCGAACGAAGCGCGAAGACCCCGAGTACGAAGGCCGCGGGTGGCACGCCGGACACGGGTGGGAACAAGACTGGATTGACTGGGGAGCGCACCGTTAG
- a CDS encoding potassium channel family protein translates to MNPEDVEYEPVSVKAVLAEMKDTAELLIDLSYSSVLHANDELAVEVLDLEERMDILQLQARMSLMMAARSPEDAEELAPVLGVVGAAEKISDAAGDIAKVVIEDIGLPDAIRAALPEAVETTIRCELTPDSPYVGRSLGDINMETETGVRVVAIHRAGEWVTNPDHETTLRADDVLLLRGRDEGLRTVHEAATGAPYDPPEVEEPTIEDLERAVDSIVLMKDMSELAVDLAYGAVLFDSEGVAEEVEELEAEVDALKSRFEAWTLRAASRVEDPVSLRGLVQLASATEMISDAALEIAEGVLRGIDAHPVVAAAVKESDEVIIRLRVAPGSVLADSTLGDRRVKTETGMRVIAVRRAGNNEWVVSPGPTTRLHGRDLIIAKGTRAGAERLGELVGDEREFDE, encoded by the coding sequence ATGAACCCGGAGGACGTCGAGTACGAGCCTGTGAGTGTGAAGGCCGTACTCGCAGAGATGAAAGATACGGCGGAGTTACTCATCGACCTCTCGTACTCGTCTGTCCTCCACGCGAACGACGAACTCGCAGTCGAGGTGCTGGACCTCGAAGAGCGGATGGACATCCTGCAACTGCAAGCGCGCATGAGTCTGATGATGGCCGCCCGGAGTCCCGAGGACGCAGAAGAACTGGCACCCGTCCTCGGTGTCGTCGGCGCTGCGGAGAAGATTTCGGACGCCGCAGGCGACATCGCGAAGGTCGTCATCGAAGATATCGGCCTCCCCGACGCCATCCGCGCCGCCCTCCCCGAGGCCGTCGAGACGACGATTCGCTGTGAACTCACGCCGGACTCTCCCTACGTCGGCCGGTCACTCGGCGACATCAACATGGAGACGGAGACGGGCGTCCGAGTCGTCGCCATCCACCGCGCGGGGGAGTGGGTGACCAACCCGGACCACGAGACCACCCTCCGCGCGGACGACGTACTCCTCCTCCGCGGCCGCGACGAGGGTCTTCGAACCGTCCACGAGGCGGCGACGGGAGCGCCGTACGACCCACCCGAGGTCGAAGAACCGACCATCGAAGACCTCGAACGCGCCGTCGACTCCATCGTCCTGATGAAGGACATGAGCGAACTCGCCGTCGACCTCGCGTACGGTGCCGTCCTCTTCGACAGCGAAGGTGTCGCCGAAGAAGTCGAAGAACTCGAAGCGGAGGTCGACGCACTAAAGTCGCGTTTCGAGGCGTGGACACTCCGCGCAGCGAGTCGCGTCGAAGACCCCGTCTCCCTCCGTGGCCTCGTCCAACTCGCCAGCGCGACGGAGATGATAAGCGACGCGGCCCTCGAAATCGCCGAGGGTGTCCTCCGCGGCATCGACGCACACCCCGTCGTCGCCGCGGCAGTCAAAGAGTCCGACGAGGTCATCATCCGCCTGCGCGTCGCGCCCGGGAGTGTCCTCGCAGACTCGACGCTGGGTGACCGGCGTGTCAAGACCGAAACTGGCATGCGCGTCATCGCGGTTCGCCGCGCCGGCAACAACGAGTGGGTCGTCTCGCCGGGGCCGACCACGCGACTCCACGGCCGTGACCTGATAATCGCAAAGGGGACGCGCGCGGGGGCCGAACGACTCGGCGAACTCGTCGGCGACGAACGCGAGTTCGACGAGTAA
- the citZ gene encoding citrate synthase, producing MSGELKRGLEGVLVTESELSFIDGDAGQLIYRGYDIDDLARDASYEEVLYLLWHGKLPNSEELDAFSTELAAHRDLNDGVLDVARELAEQDESPMAALRTLVSAMSAYDEDADFEDVTNREVNLEKAKRITAKMPSVLAAYARFRRGDDYVAPSDDLDHAANFLYMLNGEEPNDVLAETFDMALVLHADHGLNASTFSAMVTASTLSDMYSAVTSAVGTLSGSLHGGANANVMRMLKDVDDSDMDPTQWVKDALERGERVAGFGHRVYNVKDPRAKILGEKSEALGEAAGDMKWYEMSVAIEEYIGEEKGLAPNVDFYSASTYYQMGIPIDLYTPIFAVSRAGGWIAHILEQYDDNRLIRPRARYVGEKDLEFPALDDR from the coding sequence ATGTCAGGCGAACTGAAGCGGGGGCTGGAAGGTGTGCTGGTCACCGAGTCGGAGCTCAGCTTTATCGACGGCGACGCTGGACAACTCATCTACCGCGGCTACGACATCGATGACCTCGCACGCGACGCGAGTTACGAGGAAGTGCTGTATCTCCTCTGGCACGGGAAACTTCCGAATAGTGAGGAACTCGACGCGTTCTCCACAGAACTCGCGGCGCACCGCGACCTGAACGATGGAGTTCTCGACGTTGCGCGCGAACTCGCCGAGCAGGACGAGTCGCCCATGGCGGCACTCCGAACGCTCGTCTCGGCGATGTCGGCGTACGACGAGGACGCAGACTTCGAGGACGTGACCAACCGTGAGGTCAACCTCGAGAAGGCGAAGCGCATCACCGCGAAGATGCCGTCGGTCCTCGCCGCCTACGCACGATTCCGACGCGGCGACGACTACGTCGCTCCGAGCGACGACCTGGACCACGCAGCGAACTTCCTCTACATGCTCAACGGTGAGGAACCGAACGACGTTCTCGCCGAGACGTTCGACATGGCCCTCGTCCTGCACGCGGACCACGGGCTGAACGCCTCGACGTTCTCCGCGATGGTGACCGCGTCTACCCTCTCGGACATGTACAGTGCAGTGACCTCGGCAGTGGGCACGCTCTCGGGGTCGCTCCACGGTGGCGCGAACGCGAACGTCATGCGGATGCTGAAAGACGTCGACGACAGCGACATGGACCCCACGCAGTGGGTCAAAGACGCGCTCGAACGCGGCGAACGCGTCGCCGGGTTCGGCCACCGCGTCTACAACGTCAAGGACCCCCGCGCGAAGATTCTCGGCGAGAAGTCCGAGGCACTCGGCGAGGCCGCCGGCGACATGAAGTGGTACGAGATGTCGGTCGCCATCGAGGAGTACATCGGTGAGGAGAAGGGTCTCGCACCCAACGTCGACTTCTACTCCGCGTCGACGTACTACCAGATGGGCATCCCCATCGACCTCTACACCCCCATCTTCGCCGTCTCGCGCGCCGGCGGGTGGATTGCACACATCCTCGAACAGTACGACGACAACCGTCTCATCCGGCCGCGTGCTCGCTACGTCGGCGAGAAGGACCTCGAGTTCCCCGCGCTGGACGACCGGTAG